The Jannaschia sp. M317 DNA segment AGGGTCCTAGTCGAACTGCCTGCGGGTCCACTGCTCCCAGACGAAAGGATATGAAAAATCGGGCAGGTGCGAATGTTCGATCTGTTGGATCAGGTCCGACCGTTCCTGCAGATGGGCGCGGGTGTAGAGGTGGAACTGCACCTGCAACACGTCGATACGCCCCAGGGCACCGGTTTCGATCAAGGCGGGCAGCAGGTCATATTCGCCGCCCTCGATGTTGACCTTTGCGACGGCAAACCGCGCCTCGGGCAGGGTCGGCAGGACATCGGACAGGGCGCGCACCTGGCCCGTCACCCGGCCCTCACCAGACAGGGCCGAAGAGGCGTCGCCATCGTCCGAGAGGGTCAGCTCGCCATCGTGGGAGCCGACCGCATAGGGGTGCACCGTGACGGCAGGCGTGTCGGCGAACCGTCTGGTCAGGCGGTCAGCGAAGGCGGGGTGCGGTTCGAACACATGGACCTTGCAGCCGTGGGTGCGGTGCATGTGATCGGCCCAATTGCCCTCGAACCCGCCGAAGTCCAGAACCGTGTCATCGGGGCCAAGGCCGTCGAAGCGCATGCGGATCGCGTCCCCGCCATCCGCGTGCCAGGCGACCGTGGCATGCGCCGCCGGTGCGCGCCAGGTGTTGAAGGTGCGGGCGATCCAGCGTTTGAAGGCGCGGCGCATCGGATCAGAGGCTCTGTTCGACGCGAAGACGCGCGAGGTTGCTGTCACGGTCGTTGATGCCCAACAGGTTCGCCAGAAGGCGCAGCAGCGAATCCTCGTCCGCATCGCGGGTGCCGTCGGCCAGGACAACCGACCAGAGCGCCTCGATGACCGCTGTGCGGTCCTCCAGCGAGACGGCATCCTTGATGGCCTTGGTGAAACGAACGGTGTCCGGGGCCTCGGCCTCCAGGGCCTCGGCTTCGGTGCGCAGCGCCCCTGCGGCATCGGCGTCCAGGCCGTGGCGGCGCATCAGGATACGGTCGATACGGGACACTTCGGCGGCGGCATAATCGCCGTCGCTGCGCGCCACGCGAACCATCAATGCAGCAAGGGCCAGCCGCGCGTCGGGGGCGGGCAGGTGCCCGGGGTCGGTGGCCGTCAGGCGGCGCAAGAGATCAGCAAACATTGGCCTGATATAGGGTCGGAGCGGCGGGGGGGCTAGCCCTCCCAGCCCTCGGCGATGACCAGATCGCTTTCGCTGATGCCGTGGCGCAGCTTGAGTGCGGCCTGGTAGGCGTCGCTGTGATAACACTCGAGCGCGGCCTGGTAGCTGGGGAATTCGATGACGACGGTACGGGGCTTGGCGGCACCCTCGACCAGTTCACGCGCGCCGCCGCGCACCAGGAACCGGCCCCCGAATTCCGCCAGCGGCGCGGCATTGGCTGCACGATAGAGATCGTATTTCTCGACGTCGTCGACCCGCCCGTGGGCGATCCAGTAGCCTTTGGTCATTGGGTATCCTCCTGGAAAATCTGTGTCAGGCGCGTGGCTTCCTCGGCAAGACCCCACGGCGGATTGACCACCGCCATGCCGGAGCCTTGCATCCCATGCCCGGCCCGCGCCACGGGAAAGCGCACCTCCGAGACCAGCATGTCGGGCAGGGCGGTGCGCAGTTGGCGCAGCATTGGCGCATGCCGACGGTCGGCCAGCAAGGGATACCAAAGCATTAGCACACCGACCCCCCATTTCCGGTGAAGCCGCGGCAGCAGGGCGGCGACCAGGTCGTAGTCGCCGCGCACCTCCCAGGAGGGGTCTATCAACAGAACGCCCCGGCGCGGATCGGGCGGGGTCAGGGCCTTGGCCATTTCCCAGCCGTCACGCTTGTGAAGGCGCGTGTTCGGGCTTTCGGGCATGGCCGCGCAAAGAGCGTCGTATTCCTGGGGGTGCAATTCCGCCAGGTCGATCCGGTCGAACCGGCGCAGCAGATGCGCCGCCAGCAGCGGAGAGCCGGGGTAGCATTGATCACCCTCGCGGTTGCGCAACGCCTCGACCGCGCTGCGCCAGGGGTGATCTTGTGCAAACCGATCCAGCAGGCGCCCGACACCGGCCTGCGCCTCGCCTGTCTTGAGCGCCGAAGCCGCGCCCAGATCATAAAGCCCGCGCCCGGCGTGCGTTTCCAGATAGGACAACGCCTTGTCCTTGCGCGTCAGATAGCTGAGCACCCAAGCAAGAATCGCGTGTTTGTGCACATCGGCGGCGTTTCCCGCGTGATAGCTGTGTTGGTATGACAACATAGGGCGGGGCTAATCGCGTCCCGGGCCGCTGTCACGCAAAATGACGCAATATTGAGGATGCGGAAACCTTTCTGCGTGCTAGATCGTTTAAACGACGGACTGACCCGTCATGATCTTCACGCCCGGTGCCCCCGATGTTCAAACGCCTTGCCGTTGCTGCCCTCCTTGCCCCTGTGTCCGTGGCCGCACAGGATGTGTCGCAACCGCTGTCCTCGCCCGTGCTGTCCAGCCAGGGGGCCGGCCCCGCGATCGGGTTCACCCTGCGCGGCGGGGTTGCCGCGACGCCGACCTACTTCGGATCGGATTCGACCGAGGCGGGCCCGGACCTGGGATTCGGTCTGAACTATCTGCGACTGGGTGGATTCACCTTTGGCGATCCTGACCCGCTCTATGTGCCTGAGGGGTTCGGGATCACCGGCTCCTTCCGCTACATCGAAGAGCGGAGCGCGACCGACGATCCGGAACTGGCAGGCTTGGCCGATGTCGATGCCGCGTTGGAACTGGGCGGTGGCCTGCGGTATGCAACGCGCGATTATCAGGTGTTCGGAAACCTGCGCTATGGCGTCGTCGGCCATGAAGCCTGGGTCGGTGAACTGGGGGCCGACGTGTTCCTGCGCCCGTCCGAGAACCTGACACTGCGCGCCGGGCCGCGCGCCTTCTTCGGTGACAGCGATTATGCAGCCACCTATTTCGGCGTCTCCGCTGCCGAAGCTGCGGCGCCGGGCACCAACTTTGCGACGGCCTACAGCCCCAGTGGCGGTCTGCTGTCCGCCGGGATCGAGCTGGGTGCCGGGTACCGGATCAACGACGATTGGGGCATCGATGCCGCGATCCGCTATGAACGGTTGCAGAACGACGCGGCGGCCAGTCCGATCACCCGCGACGATGATCAATTGTCTGCGCGGATCGGCCTGACCCGACGGTTTACCCTGGGATTCTGATCCGTCCTTCGGATACCGGCACCGCGTGACCCGAAATCCGGACGGCGGTGATCTGGCCGTTTGCGACATCTGCTTCGAATCCGATCCGAGAGGGGCGGCCCATGTCCTCCCCCTGTCGGATCGTCAGCCCGGTCGTGCCCTCAGCCAAAGCTCCGTTCGCCAAAAGCTGCGCGGACAGGATCGCGGCGGCAGAGCCGGTGGCGGGGTCTTCGGCGGTCGCGGTGAACTTTCTGGCGTTCAGCTCCGGATCGTAGAGCCAGACGCTGCGCAGACCGAGAGGCGACATCAGCGATTTCCAGGCCGGTTGACTGGGTCGTGCCTGCGCCAACGCCTGTCGGTCGCGCACCGGGACATACAGAAACGTCGGTCCCCCAGTGAACGCCGCTGGCACATGGGGGCCGATCTGGTCCAACCGCAGGCCAAGCGCCGCCGCGCAGGCCGCCGGATCAAACCGCCCCGTGACCGGTTCGGGCAGGACAGGGGCCGTGAATTGCGCGGCACCCCGGTCGATCGTAACGGACACGAGGCCCACCTCTTCCTCCAGGGAGACGTGTTCCAGACCGTCGCGCGCCGCGAGGCAGAGCGCGGCCCCAATCGTCGGATGACCCGCGAAGGGTGTCTCGGCGGTGGGAAAGAAGATCCGCGCGCGGGTCGTATGTGCCCGATCGCGAGGCGGCATCAGAAAGATCGTCTCAGACAGGTTGAACTGGCCCGCGATGGTTTGCATCTGCGCGGTCGTCAGGCTGCCGTCGGTGTCGACAATGGCCAGCGGATTGCCGGCAAAGGGCCTGTCGGTAAAGACGTCCCAGACTTCAAAACGCAGCATTGGCCCCTCCGGTATTCAGGCAGGCCCAGTCTGCGCCACGGCTTGCGCGGCGCAGAAGCGTTAAATTGTCGGGGTTACAATTTCCCTGCGGCAGGGGTCACACCAGCCGCGACTGTTCCTTGGCAGCGCGAACAAAGTCGGCAAACAGGGGGTGCGGCTCAAAGGGTTTGGACTTCAGCTCGGGATGGAACTGTACGCCGATGTACCAGGGGTGGTCCTTGACCTCGACGATTTCCGGCAGGCGACCATCGGGCGACATGCCCGAGAAAATCAGGCCTTGCTGCTCCAACTGCTCGCGGAACTTGATGTCGACTTCGTAGCGGTGGCGGTGGCGTTCCTCGATGGCGGTGTCGCCATAGACCTTGGCGACGCGGGACCCGTCCGTCAGCACCGCGTCATAGGCACCCAGGCGCATCGTGCCGCCCTTGTCGTCGTCCTTCTTGCGGGTGACCTTGGCATTTCCCTGCACCCATTCCTTCAGGTGGTAGACCACGGGGGTGAAGCTGCGCGGGTCGACGCCCTCGGCGAATTCCTCCGAGGCGGCGTTGCCCATGTCGGCCATGTTGCGCGCGGCCTCGATCACGGCCATCTGCATGCCCAGGCAGATCCCCAGATAGGGGATGCCCCGTTCGCGCGCGAATTGTGCGGCCTTGATCTTGCCCTCGGTTCCGCGTTCGCCAAAGCCGCCAGGCACCAGGATCGCGTTGAATTGTTCCAGATGCGGGGCGGCATCCTCGCGGTCGAAGATTTCGCTGTCGATCCATTCGGCACGGACCTTGACCCGGTTCGCCATGCCGCCGTGGGTCAGCGCCTCGGCAATCGATTTATAGGCGTCTTCCAGCTGGGTGTATTTCCCGACAATTGCGACCCGCACTTCGCCGTCGGTGTTGTGGATGCGGTCCACGACGTCTTCCCAGCGGTCCAGGTTCGGTTTGGGCGCAGGGCTGATCCCGAAGGCGTCCAGAACGGCCTGATCCATCCCTTCGCGGTGATAGGCCAGCGGGGCTTCGTAGATCGACTTCAGGTCCTGCGCGGCGATGACCGAATCGGGGCGTACGTTGCAGAACAGCGCAAGCTTCTCGCGCTCCTTCTCGGGGATCGGCCCT contains these protein-coding regions:
- a CDS encoding PhzF family phenazine biosynthesis protein; translated protein: MLRFEVWDVFTDRPFAGNPLAIVDTDGSLTTAQMQTIAGQFNLSETIFLMPPRDRAHTTRARIFFPTAETPFAGHPTIGAALCLAARDGLEHVSLEEEVGLVSVTIDRGAAQFTAPVLPEPVTGRFDPAACAAALGLRLDQIGPHVPAAFTGGPTFLYVPVRDRQALAQARPSQPAWKSLMSPLGLRSVWLYDPELNARKFTATAEDPATGSAAAILSAQLLANGALAEGTTGLTIRQGEDMGRPSRIGFEADVANGQITAVRISGHAVPVSEGRIRIPG
- a CDS encoding CTP synthase; the protein is MARFIFITGGVVSSLGKGLASAALGALLQARGYTVRLRKLDPYLNVDPGTMSPFEHGEVFVTDDGAETDLDLGHYERFTGVAARATDSISSGRVYSNVLEKERRGDYLGKTIQVIPHVTNEIKDFIRIGEDEVDFMLCEIGGTVGDIEGLPFFEAIRQFSQEKPRGQCLFMHLTLLPFIKASGELKTKPTQHSVKELRSIGLAPDILVCRSEGPIPEKEREKLALFCNVRPDSVIAAQDLKSIYEAPLAYHREGMDQAVLDAFGISPAPKPNLDRWEDVVDRIHNTDGEVRVAIVGKYTQLEDAYKSIAEALTHGGMANRVKVRAEWIDSEIFDREDAAPHLEQFNAILVPGGFGERGTEGKIKAAQFARERGIPYLGICLGMQMAVIEAARNMADMGNAASEEFAEGVDPRSFTPVVYHLKEWVQGNAKVTRKKDDDKGGTMRLGAYDAVLTDGSRVAKVYGDTAIEERHRHRYEVDIKFREQLEQQGLIFSGMSPDGRLPEIVEVKDHPWYIGVQFHPELKSKPFEPHPLFADFVRAAKEQSRLV
- a CDS encoding FkbM family methyltransferase; this translates as MRRAFKRWIARTFNTWRAPAAHATVAWHADGGDAIRMRFDGLGPDDTVLDFGGFEGNWADHMHRTHGCKVHVFEPHPAFADRLTRRFADTPAVTVHPYAVGSHDGELTLSDDGDASSALSGEGRVTGQVRALSDVLPTLPEARFAVAKVNIEGGEYDLLPALIETGALGRIDVLQVQFHLYTRAHLQERSDLIQQIEHSHLPDFSYPFVWEQWTRRQFD
- a CDS encoding 23S rRNA (adenine(2030)-N(6))-methyltransferase RlmJ gives rise to the protein MLSYQHSYHAGNAADVHKHAILAWVLSYLTRKDKALSYLETHAGRGLYDLGAASALKTGEAQAGVGRLLDRFAQDHPWRSAVEALRNREGDQCYPGSPLLAAHLLRRFDRIDLAELHPQEYDALCAAMPESPNTRLHKRDGWEMAKALTPPDPRRGVLLIDPSWEVRGDYDLVAALLPRLHRKWGVGVLMLWYPLLADRRHAPMLRQLRTALPDMLVSEVRFPVARAGHGMQGSGMAVVNPPWGLAEEATRLTQIFQEDTQ
- a CDS encoding DUF1330 domain-containing protein, yielding MTKGYWIAHGRVDDVEKYDLYRAANAAPLAEFGGRFLVRGGARELVEGAAKPRTVVIEFPSYQAALECYHSDAYQAALKLRHGISESDLVIAEGWEG
- a CDS encoding TerB family tellurite resistance protein, which encodes MFADLLRRLTATDPGHLPAPDARLALAALMVRVARSDGDYAAAEVSRIDRILMRRHGLDADAAGALRTEAEALEAEAPDTVRFTKAIKDAVSLEDRTAVIEALWSVVLADGTRDADEDSLLRLLANLLGINDRDSNLARLRVEQSL
- a CDS encoding MipA/OmpV family protein; its protein translation is MFKRLAVAALLAPVSVAAQDVSQPLSSPVLSSQGAGPAIGFTLRGGVAATPTYFGSDSTEAGPDLGFGLNYLRLGGFTFGDPDPLYVPEGFGITGSFRYIEERSATDDPELAGLADVDAALELGGGLRYATRDYQVFGNLRYGVVGHEAWVGELGADVFLRPSENLTLRAGPRAFFGDSDYAATYFGVSAAEAAAPGTNFATAYSPSGGLLSAGIELGAGYRINDDWGIDAAIRYERLQNDAAASPITRDDDQLSARIGLTRRFTLGF